The genomic region TTTGTCCGGTAGTCAAAGATGTTCCTGAAGAGGATACGACTTGTTCTACTCCGGCCTGATGACATGATAGCACATCGGCATAACCCTCTACCAAGAAACATACATCGTGCTCAAGAATTGATTTCTTCGCCAGATGAAGACCATAAAGGACATTGGATTTATGATAGATTTCGCTTTCCGGAGAGTTGACATATTTAGGGACTGTTTTATCCTTCTTCAGTGTCCTACCACCAAAACCAATAACACGTCCGGTTAGATTATGAATAGGAAAGATAACCCGACCTCGAAAGCGGTCGTATAAAGACTTATCGTCGCGTTCTACAGCAAGACCTAGTTCAGTCAAATATTCTTTCGCAAAACCATCCTTTGCCGCCTCATCGACCAAAGAAGTCCAAGCCTCCGGAGAATACCCTAGATCAAACTTTTTGATAATATCATCCCGATACCCTCTTTCGCGGAAATAACTCAACCCAATTGACTGGCCAAGCTCCGTTTCCCATAAGGTATGCTTAAAGAATTTTGATGCCCATTGATTGATTACATAGAGACTCTCTCTTTTATCTTGCGCTGCCATTTGAGCGGGCGAGCGTTCGACCTCTTCAATAGGTATGTTGTATTTGTTCGCGAGGTATCGGATGGCTTCAGGATAGGCATACTTTTCATGCTCCATCACAAATTTTAAGGAATCTCCTCCTGCGCCACATCCGAAGCATTTATAGATTCCTTTATTTACCGAAACGTGGAATGACGGCGTTTTCTCATTGTGGAATGGACAATTGCCAATTAATGAAGTTCCTCTTTTCTTTAAATCGACAAAATCCCCTACTACCTCCTCAATACGAGCAGTGTCCAAAACCTTTTCAATTGTCTCTTTCTTAATCATCTTTGTTGTACAAAGATAACGCTCCTTAAGGGAAATGAAAGGTTAAAAGACGCTAATTTTTGCGCCTATTTTGTGACGACAGCCTCTCCTACATTATCCAACTTGGAGAAGATGGAGTTTTTGGAAATATATTCCGGAACGATTTCTTTAACAAGCTCGACAAGTAACATAGGGTTATGATCCCCCGCTGGCGTCACGACCTGTTTACACAAATATTCAATTTTTTGCTTTTTCAGATCGACATCATCCGTATTGACGCGAGCAATCATAATCTTATTATGGTGAGTTTTGCTGGTATTTTCGTTGTCTGCAAGAAGCTCTTCAAAAATCTTTTCCCCAGGACGAAGACCGGTAATCTCAATATTGATGTCCTCCGGATATTTGTAGCCTTTTAATCGAATCATGCGAATTGCAAGATCAATAATCTTAACAGGCTTGCCCATATCGAACACATAAATCTCCCCGCCTTTTCCCATCACCGCTGCCTCTTGTACAAGCTGGCAAGCTTCAGGAATCGTCATAAAGTATCGTGTGATATCTTGATGGGTTACCGTCAAAGGTCCACCCTTCTTAAGTTGCTTTTCGAACAAAGGAATTACGGATCCGTTAGACCCTAGAACATTCCCAAAACGCGTAACGATGTAGTTCGTGCGGCTCTTACTATTCAGACCCGAAACATAAATTTCAGCGATGCGCTTTGTTGCACCCATGACGTTCGTTGGGTTGACAGCCTTATCGGTCGAAACCATGACGAACTTTTCAACGCCATATTTGTCTGCCATATCTGCAACATTTTTAGAACCCCAAACGTTTGTCAAGATGGACTCGTATGGATTCTGCTCCATCAACGGTACATGTTTATAAGCTGCCGCGTGGAATACAATTTGTGGCCTATATTGCTCGAAAATCGAATCCATAAATTGGCGATCTCTTACATTTCCGACCATGAACAAAACATTTTCCTTTTGGCAACTACTTCTTAGCTCTTGTTGTATATCATATAGCGCTGATTCCGCTTGATCCACAACAATCAGATGTTTAAAGTCTGTGAAAGCAATCTGACGCACTAATTCTGATCCAATCGAACCAGCTCCCCCGGTAACTAAGATTACCTTGTCACGCATCATCTCATGCACAACAGGGTTTTCCAGCTTTATCGCCTCCCGACCCAACAAGTCCTCTATTTTTAAAGTCCGTAATTGTCTGGTCGCCGCTTTGCCACTCAATAGCTTTGCTGAGGTAGGCATAATCTTAAGCTTTACAGGTAGAGGCTCTATTCTAGCAGATATCTTCGAAAGACGTTCTTTATTGTTATCATCCAATGCAATGATGATACTGTCGATCTGTATTTTTTTAACGAAATCGGGAGTCAATCTCTCCATATCGATAATCTTATACCCATTGATCATCTTCCCGATTCTATTCGGATTGTCATCCGCAAACGCCACTACTTTAACCTTTCGTCGAATTTCATTTCTGAACAAGTTTAAAGTCAATGTGCCCATGTTACCTGCACCGAAGATCATTACTCTTTCGACCTCACGTCCGCTAAAGAAAAACTTCTCATAAACTGTTCGGTAAAATACACGTGCAGCTACCAAACAAACTGTCGTAAAAAATGCATGGGTGAAGATAACTGCATATGAAGGTCTGAAGAATACGCTGATTGCATTAGATTCCTGAAAGATACTACGAACGAGAAAGGAGGTAAACATCAAAACAGCAAACGCTGTGAACACAGCTTTGAGCAAACCCCAAGCATCTCTCAATCCCGTTTGACGAACTATCCCACGGTAGGTTTTAAAATAAAGAAA from Sphingobacterium sp. BN32 harbors:
- a CDS encoding nucleoside-diphosphate sugar epimerase/dehydratase, which gives rise to MNSNSLRRYFRKDSPRWVILLIDLLIVLFCYFLSNFIINSFKGRFDMQLMVKKSIFVFATYYFSFLYFKTYRGIVRQTGLRDAWGLLKAVFTAFAVLMFTSFLVRSIFQESNAISVFFRPSYAVIFTHAFFTTVCLVAARVFYRTVYEKFFFSGREVERVMIFGAGNMGTLTLNLFRNEIRRKVKVVAFADDNPNRIGKMINGYKIIDMERLTPDFVKKIQIDSIIIALDDNNKERLSKISARIEPLPVKLKIMPTSAKLLSGKAATRQLRTLKIEDLLGREAIKLENPVVHEMMRDKVILVTGGAGSIGSELVRQIAFTDFKHLIVVDQAESALYDIQQELRSSCQKENVLFMVGNVRDRQFMDSIFEQYRPQIVFHAAAYKHVPLMEQNPYESILTNVWGSKNVADMADKYGVEKFVMVSTDKAVNPTNVMGATKRIAEIYVSGLNSKSRTNYIVTRFGNVLGSNGSVIPLFEKQLKKGGPLTVTHQDITRYFMTIPEACQLVQEAAVMGKGGEIYVFDMGKPVKIIDLAIRMIRLKGYKYPEDINIEITGLRPGEKIFEELLADNENTSKTHHNKIMIARVNTDDVDLKKQKIEYLCKQVVTPAGDHNPMLLVELVKEIVPEYISKNSIFSKLDNVGEAVVTK